ACCTTGCCAATTTTCAGTGCTTGGCGTTGGTTCCGTGATACCGTTGATGCCGTCCCTTCAACTATCACTATTCCAAGCGCTGGGGTCTATACCCTGAATTTGTGGATGCGTGAGGATGGTTTCCGTGTTGATCGCTTGTATCTGACGACTGATGTTAATTTTGTGCCAAGCGATGCCCAATTAACCCCAACTCCGACGACTGCGCCAACCGCGACGGTGAGCAACCCGACTGCGACCAACACTGCGGCGGCAACCAATACTGCGACCAATACACCAACCAATACACCCACAACGGTTCCGCCAACCGCGACCGATACGGCTACGGCGACCGAGGTTCCAACCAATACGCCAACCGCCACAACGGTTCCGCCAACGGCAACCGATACGCCAACTTCGACCAATACGCCTGAACCGTCAACCACTGAGCCAGCGACCAACACGCCGACTCCGACGATTACGGTAACAGCAACCAATACAACCACGGCGGTTCCGACGACGGTTGTGCCAACCACGGCAGTGCCAACGGTAACTGAGACTCAAACTCCGACCGCAACTGTCACGGTAGGCACGATTACACCGAGTGAAACGCCAACCGCAACGGTTCCGACTGGTGAAACGCATCGAGTCTATCTGCCCTGGGCTTCTAAATAAGCAAAAAGCCCTGTGCGGTAACTCCGCACAGGGCTTTTGTTTTTCAAGGCTTATTTATTAACTTCGAGTTCTTTGGCTGGACCAACATGCACGCTAATTTTGCGTGGCTTGACTTCTTCGGCCTTGGGAACGTCAAGGCGTAGAATGCCATGTTCTAAGGTGGCGCTAATTTGGTCGCCCTTGACCAGCATTGGCAAGTTGATCGAGCGGCTGAAACGGCCATAGCGGCGTTCGGTGCGATGGGCAGTGGTGCCTTCGCTTAATTTTTGGCTGCGAACTTCACCGCTGATTGTTAATACATTTTCTTGCAATGTAATATCAAGATCTTCAGCTTTGAGACCAGGTACGGCAGCTTCAACGATATAGCTGTTGGCATTTTCCAAAACGTTCATATCAACACTCAAACCGCTGCGCATTGCAGCCGATGGCGCAACAAAGCTTTCTTCGAACAAACGGCTCATTGCATCGCGCAAGCTGAGGG
The DNA window shown above is from Chloroflexota bacterium and carries:
- a CDS encoding Hsp20/alpha crystallin family protein; this encodes MATINRWSPVEEALSLRDAMSRLFEESFVAPSAAMRSGLSVDMNVLENANSYIVEAAVPGLKAEDLDITLQENVLTISGEVRSQKLSEGTTAHRTERRYGRFSRSINLPMLVKGDQISATLEHGILRLDVPKAEEVKPRKISVHVGPAKELEVNK